In Desulfobulbus oralis, one DNA window encodes the following:
- the cbiM gene encoding cobalt transporter CbiM codes for MHIAEGVLSAPILISGGMLAVGGCALGLKKLDESRLMPAALLSAAFFTGSLLHVPIGPATSAHLLLNGLTGVLMGWVAFPVIAVALLLQALLFQFGGITVLGVNTWNMAMPAVIVGIAARPWLKRAGCLRLTAAFLGGALGVLGAALLTALSLAFTDEGFATAAKLLFIAHLPIAVVEGLVTVSVVSFLAKVRPEMLAARPGS; via the coding sequence ATGCACATTGCCGAAGGGGTGCTCTCCGCCCCTATCCTGATAAGCGGTGGCATGCTGGCCGTGGGCGGTTGCGCGCTCGGCCTGAAGAAGCTGGACGAAAGCCGCCTTATGCCTGCGGCCCTGCTTTCAGCCGCGTTTTTTACCGGCTCGCTGCTGCATGTACCGATAGGCCCGGCGACCAGTGCACATCTGCTTTTGAACGGCCTGACCGGGGTGCTGATGGGTTGGGTGGCCTTTCCCGTCATTGCGGTGGCCCTTCTGTTACAGGCGCTGCTCTTCCAATTCGGCGGCATCACGGTCTTGGGTGTCAACACCTGGAACATGGCAATGCCTGCGGTCATCGTGGGCATTGCGGCGCGGCCCTGGCTGAAGCGCGCAGGCTGTCTGCGGCTCACGGCAGCCTTTCTGGGCGGGGCGCTGGGCGTTTTGGGCGCGGCCCTGCTCACGGCCTTGAGTCTGGCCTTTACCGACGAGGGTTTTGCCACTGCGGCCAAACTGTTGTTCATCGCCCATCTGCCGATTGCCGTGGTGGAGGGCCTGGTCACGGTTTCGGTGGTCTCTTTTCTCGCGAAAGTCCGGCCCGAGATGCTCGCCGCCAGACCAGGAAGTTGA
- a CDS encoding energy-coupling factor ABC transporter ATP-binding protein encodes MALFSLNRLSFTYPQAKPVFAEAVFSFQEGERLGFYGPNGSGKSTFFLLIAGLLKPVAGQICFRDRPLTREHEFRALRKEVGLVLQNAEDQLFHASVLEDVAFGPLNLGMKPKAAQARAEETLEALGLSHLAGRLTHQLSGGEKRLVALAATLAMQPRALLLDEPTNDLDPTYQKKLIQILQKLPVGWIIISHDFNFLQKTCTAFMTIARQQLVRCNYSQMHQHFHSHPLGDTPHHHNE; translated from the coding sequence ATGGCTCTTTTCTCGCTCAACCGGCTTTCCTTTACATATCCCCAGGCCAAACCTGTATTCGCCGAGGCTGTCTTTTCCTTTCAGGAAGGCGAGCGCCTGGGCTTTTACGGCCCGAACGGCAGCGGCAAAAGCACCTTTTTTCTTTTGATAGCCGGGCTGCTGAAGCCAGTTGCCGGGCAAATCTGCTTTCGCGACAGGCCACTCACCAGGGAACATGAGTTCCGGGCACTCCGCAAAGAAGTGGGCCTGGTACTGCAGAACGCGGAAGACCAGCTTTTTCATGCAAGTGTTCTGGAAGACGTGGCCTTTGGTCCGCTGAATCTCGGTATGAAGCCCAAGGCGGCACAGGCAAGGGCCGAGGAAACCCTTGAGGCCCTTGGGCTCTCACATCTGGCCGGGCGGCTCACCCACCAGCTTTCCGGCGGAGAAAAACGGCTGGTCGCGCTGGCAGCCACGCTGGCCATGCAGCCCAGGGCACTGCTCCTGGACGAACCCACCAATGATCTGGACCCAACGTATCAAAAAAAGCTCATCCAGATTCTGCAAAAGCTGCCCGTTGGCTGGATTATCATTTCCCACGACTTTAATTTTCTGCAAAAGACCTGCACAGCATTCATGACCATAGCGAGGCAACAGCTTGTCCGCTGCAATTACTCACAGATGCATCAGCATTTCCACAGCCACCCACTGGGTGACACGCCGCACCACCATAACGAATAG
- a CDS encoding cobalamin biosynthesis protein CbiL — MRRFLACCLMLAGLLASTPSALAHRVHLFAYVSSGQIVADCRFSRARPAKHAEVVVYDAASGRELLRGKSDEMGMARLAIPPELLQNPAALRLVVHAGEGHQAEWRLGAEALRGQQAVPPLASTAGDEPPAAFSRSAPAQENTQPSVSTAELERAIDRVLENKLAPIQSLLAAQQAENHARGPGFVEIVGGIGWIFGLFGVFAYLKSRKSQ, encoded by the coding sequence ATGCGTCGTTTTCTTGCCTGCTGCCTCATGCTGGCAGGGCTGCTGGCCAGCACCCCCTCCGCCTTGGCCCACCGCGTGCATCTTTTCGCCTATGTGAGTTCCGGTCAAATCGTGGCGGACTGCCGCTTCAGCAGGGCCCGGCCCGCAAAGCACGCGGAAGTTGTTGTGTACGATGCGGCCAGCGGCAGGGAGCTTTTGCGGGGCAAAAGCGACGAAATGGGCATGGCCCGCCTTGCCATCCCGCCCGAACTGCTGCAGAATCCTGCAGCCCTGCGGCTCGTTGTGCATGCCGGTGAAGGGCACCAGGCCGAATGGCGACTCGGGGCCGAGGCCCTCAGAGGGCAGCAGGCCGTCCCGCCGCTTGCATCGACAGCAGGCGATGAGCCGCCGGCCGCATTCAGCCGGTCTGCCCCTGCGCAGGAAAACACACAACCCAGCGTCAGCACGGCGGAACTGGAGCGTGCCATCGACCGGGTACTGGAGAATAAACTCGCCCCGATTCAGTCTCTACTCGCAGCCCAGCAGGCTGAGAACCATGCAAGAGGGCCCGGTTTCGTGGAAATTGTGGGCGGCATCGGCTGGATTTTCGGGCTGTTCGGCGTTTTTGCCTACTTGAAAAGCCGGAAAAGCCAATAA
- a CDS encoding UDP-N-acetylmuramate--L-alanine ligase produces MKAQLEPGRNMAPEHIRHIHLIGICGTAMAALAGMLKAQGFHVTGSDQNVYPPMSDFLASLDIPVQKGFLAEHLHPQPDLVIVGNVVRAVYPEAVELGRLALPYLSMPQALAHFFLRDKTPLVVCGTHGKTTTASLLATTLHRMGETPGFMIGGLVEAFGRNYNLRQGRYFVVEGDEYDTAFFNKVSKFHHYLPEFAICTSVEFDHADIFPDLASIKATFGEFFGRIPEHGALVAHSESPVIAELLAEGRARCPVIGYGEDGACQWRLLATRAQGLKTSFDFAGPDGLAGTCELPLPGRHNCLNALAVIALLQRLGFALPRILPAMASFEGVKRRQQIRGVVRGITVVDDFAHHPTAVQATLAALRASWPESRLVAVFEPRTNSSRRAVFQEAYAKAFADASRVLIRATLPLDDLPPDRQFSSQKLAETLRRQGQDASAFADTESIIDELAATSRSGDKIIILSNGGFDNIHARLLERLQAGA; encoded by the coding sequence ATGAAGGCGCAACTGGAGCCGGGCCGCAACATGGCTCCGGAACATATCCGTCATATTCACCTGATCGGCATCTGCGGCACGGCCATGGCCGCCCTGGCCGGGATGCTCAAGGCCCAAGGCTTCCACGTCACGGGCTCGGATCAGAATGTCTATCCGCCCATGTCGGATTTTCTGGCCAGCCTGGACATTCCGGTGCAGAAGGGCTTTCTGGCCGAGCACCTGCACCCACAGCCGGATCTGGTGATTGTGGGCAATGTGGTGCGGGCCGTATACCCGGAAGCCGTAGAGCTTGGGCGTCTGGCCCTGCCCTATCTCTCCATGCCCCAGGCGCTGGCCCACTTTTTCCTGCGTGACAAAACGCCGCTCGTGGTCTGCGGCACGCACGGCAAAACCACGACCGCCTCCCTTTTGGCCACCACCCTGCACCGCATGGGCGAAACGCCGGGCTTCATGATCGGCGGCCTGGTCGAAGCCTTTGGCCGCAACTACAACCTGCGCCAAGGCCGCTATTTTGTGGTGGAAGGCGACGAATACGACACCGCCTTTTTCAACAAGGTCTCGAAATTCCACCACTACCTGCCGGAATTCGCCATCTGTACCTCGGTGGAGTTTGACCACGCCGACATCTTTCCGGATTTGGCGAGCATCAAGGCGACCTTCGGCGAATTCTTCGGCCGCATTCCGGAACATGGCGCCCTGGTGGCCCACAGCGAGTCCCCGGTCATTGCGGAGCTTCTGGCCGAAGGCAGGGCCAGATGTCCGGTCATCGGCTACGGAGAAGACGGGGCCTGCCAATGGCGGCTTTTGGCGACGCGGGCCCAAGGCCTGAAGACGAGCTTCGACTTTGCCGGCCCGGACGGCCTTGCCGGCACCTGCGAACTGCCCCTGCCCGGCCGGCACAACTGCCTGAATGCCCTCGCGGTCATTGCGCTCCTGCAGCGGCTGGGCTTTGCCCTCCCGCGCATCCTGCCGGCCATGGCCAGCTTCGAGGGCGTGAAGCGACGACAGCAGATCCGGGGCGTGGTGCGGGGCATCACGGTGGTGGACGACTTTGCCCACCACCCGACCGCCGTGCAGGCGACACTGGCGGCGCTCAGGGCCAGTTGGCCGGAAAGCCGGCTCGTCGCGGTCTTCGAGCCGCGCACCAATTCCAGCAGACGTGCCGTGTTTCAGGAGGCCTACGCAAAGGCCTTTGCCGATGCCAGCCGGGTTCTGATCCGCGCCACCCTGCCGCTGGACGATCTGCCTCCGGACAGGCAGTTTTCCTCGCAAAAGCTGGCTGAAACGCTACGCAGGCAGGGGCAGGATGCCAGCGCCTTTGCCGACACCGAAAGCATCATTGACGAGCTGGCAGCCACGAGTCGCAGCGGCGACAAGATCATCATTTTGTCAAACGGCGGCTTTGACAATATCCACGCCCGGCTTCTGGAGCGGCTGCAGGCCGGAGCCTGA
- a CDS encoding M15 family metallopeptidase, with the protein MNRQQCLPVLLALFALCLPAGGVLGQNSEQRAAAGAGMQPAETVRIDGITYPVPAPWAGHRVRVPAETLRCLVLMPRELTLGGMEISLREEALLSFVRMAEAARAEGIVLQADSAYRSAVYQEAIYRRNLQKGLSFQSIARHTAPPGYSRHALGLAVDLHPSSAAFGRTPAYAWLRRHAREYGFVETYGKANSFGIVWEPWHWEYQMPEEGRATAGEQGRGRRAEGPAQATAKMPGTTGPGSKETTQKKDRN; encoded by the coding sequence ATGAACAGACAACAATGCCTGCCGGTGCTGCTGGCGCTTTTCGCCTTGTGTCTGCCTGCTGGCGGTGTCCTGGGGCAGAACTCCGAACAGCGTGCGGCTGCCGGTGCCGGGATGCAGCCTGCGGAAACCGTGCGTATCGACGGGATCACATATCCGGTGCCCGCACCCTGGGCCGGCCATCGGGTGCGGGTTCCGGCGGAAACGCTGCGGTGTCTCGTGCTCATGCCCAGGGAACTGACCCTGGGCGGCATGGAGATTTCGCTTCGGGAAGAGGCCCTCCTGTCTTTTGTGCGCATGGCGGAGGCAGCCCGGGCAGAGGGTATCGTGCTGCAGGCCGATTCGGCTTACCGGAGCGCGGTGTATCAGGAGGCAATCTACCGCCGTAATCTGCAGAAGGGCCTGAGCTTTCAGAGCATCGCCCGGCACACGGCGCCGCCCGGATATTCCCGCCACGCGCTGGGGCTGGCGGTGGATCTGCATCCCAGCTCCGCAGCCTTCGGCAGGACGCCGGCCTATGCCTGGCTCAGGCGGCATGCCCGGGAATACGGTTTTGTTGAAACCTATGGCAAGGCTAACAGTTTTGGCATTGTCTGGGAGCCCTGGCATTGGGAATATCAGATGCCGGAAGAGGGCAGGGCGACTGCGGGGGAGCAGGGCCGCGGCAGGCGGGCGGAGGGCCCGGCGCAGGCGACAGCAAAGATGCCCGGGACCACTGGGCCGGGGAGCAAAGAAACAACGCAAAAAAAGGACCGGAATTGA
- a CDS encoding HU family DNA-binding protein: MAGGASKRRSGTRSNQEEGMNKKELVDAMADAAGISKADAEKALNGMLMAVSKALAKGDKVTLVGFGTFATVKRPERTAKNPRTGEKITIPAKTIAKFKPGSKLADAVN; encoded by the coding sequence ATCGCCGGCGGCGCCTCAAAACGCCGGTCCGGTACAAGATCCAACCAGGAGGAAGGAATGAACAAAAAAGAACTGGTCGACGCCATGGCTGACGCTGCCGGCATCAGCAAGGCGGATGCCGAAAAGGCATTGAATGGCATGCTGATGGCTGTTTCCAAGGCCCTTGCCAAGGGCGACAAGGTGACGCTGGTTGGCTTCGGCACCTTTGCGACGGTCAAACGCCCTGAACGTACGGCCAAAAATCCGCGGACCGGCGAAAAGATCACCATCCCGGCAAAAACCATTGCCAAATTCAAACCAGGCAGCAAGCTGGCCGACGCAGTCAACTGA
- a CDS encoding DUF4198 domain-containing protein — MSRLLPPAIAAFCILASPAYAHFGLLIPDREIVSDPKKADIHLTLAFSHPMEGNGMEMARPAAFFAVADGRKTDLAPLLKPTKVYEHSAWQADFRPTQPGLYQFAVEPQPYWEPSEDCFIVHYTKTYVSVFGGEDGWDEPLGLKTEIVPLTRPFGNYRGNLFQGQVLLDGKPTAGVDVEIEFYNQDKKYKEPAEAFVTQVVKTDANGVFSYAVPFAGWWGFAALNTAPEKMPYKGEPKDVELGAVLWAHFVEPVRSGK, encoded by the coding sequence ATGTCCCGCCTGTTGCCCCCCGCCATTGCCGCTTTTTGCATACTGGCAAGTCCTGCTTACGCCCATTTCGGCTTGCTCATCCCCGACCGGGAAATCGTGTCTGACCCCAAAAAGGCCGATATTCACCTGACCTTGGCCTTTTCCCACCCCATGGAGGGCAACGGCATGGAAATGGCCCGGCCCGCTGCCTTTTTTGCGGTGGCAGATGGCCGGAAAACCGACCTTGCACCCCTGCTCAAGCCTACCAAGGTGTATGAGCATTCGGCCTGGCAGGCGGATTTCAGGCCCACTCAGCCCGGCCTCTATCAGTTCGCTGTGGAACCTCAGCCCTATTGGGAACCTTCGGAGGACTGTTTCATCGTACATTACACCAAGACCTATGTCAGTGTCTTTGGCGGCGAAGACGGCTGGGACGAGCCACTGGGCCTGAAAACGGAAATCGTTCCCCTGACCCGGCCCTTTGGCAACTACCGCGGCAACCTATTCCAGGGACAGGTTCTCTTGGACGGCAAGCCGACAGCCGGTGTGGATGTGGAAATTGAATTCTACAACCAGGACAAGAAGTACAAGGAGCCGGCAGAAGCCTTCGTCACACAGGTGGTCAAGACGGATGCAAACGGGGTATTCAGCTACGCCGTTCCCTTTGCCGGCTGGTGGGGTTTTGCCGCGCTGAATACCGCCCCGGAAAAGATGCCCTACAAGGGCGAGCCCAAGGATGTGGAGCTGGGCGCGGTACTTTGGGCGCATTTTGTTGAGCCGGTGCGGAGCGGGAAATAA
- the cbiQ gene encoding cobalt ECF transporter T component CbiQ has product MQFSEPFANGHTWIHALDARLRVLVAVAFSCTLAVAARVPQAASGLAAAVLLLAASRPPIRALLHRLFVVNIFLVFLWLTVPFSMPGTLVWQYGLLTASREGLVLMALLTLKANAITCMALACIATMRIPCFGHTLCALHVPEKFVFLLLFTYRGIFLLADEWRLLHIALKIRCFVPRASLHSYCTLGNLLGLTLVKSVDRAGRIQQAMLLRGFTGRFISLAEFCWTGRDTAFLAFMGLLFALYFFFL; this is encoded by the coding sequence ATGCAATTTTCCGAACCCTTTGCCAACGGGCACACCTGGATACATGCGCTGGATGCACGGCTTCGCGTCCTGGTGGCGGTGGCCTTTTCCTGCACGCTGGCTGTGGCGGCAAGAGTGCCGCAGGCTGCCAGCGGGCTTGCCGCGGCTGTACTGCTCCTCGCTGCCAGTCGCCCGCCCATTCGGGCTCTGCTGCACCGGCTCTTCGTGGTCAACATCTTTCTTGTTTTCCTCTGGCTGACCGTACCCTTCAGCATGCCAGGCACGCTGGTCTGGCAATATGGCCTGCTCACCGCAAGCCGGGAGGGGCTTGTGCTCATGGCATTACTCACGCTCAAAGCCAATGCCATCACCTGTATGGCCCTTGCCTGCATCGCCACCATGCGGATCCCCTGCTTTGGCCACACGCTCTGCGCCCTGCACGTGCCCGAAAAATTCGTGTTTCTCCTGCTCTTCACCTATCGCGGGATTTTCCTGTTGGCCGATGAATGGCGGCTTCTGCATATTGCACTGAAAATACGTTGTTTTGTTCCCAGGGCGAGTCTCCACAGCTACTGCACCCTGGGCAATCTTCTGGGACTCACACTCGTGAAAAGCGTGGACCGGGCAGGGCGCATCCAGCAGGCCATGCTGCTGCGCGGTTTTACCGGCCGCTTTATATCCCTTGCCGAATTTTGCTGGACTGGCCGCGACACCGCCTTTCTGGCGTTTATGGGCCTGCTCTTCGCCCTGTACTTTTTCTTCCTGTGA
- the tilS gene encoding tRNA lysidine(34) synthetase TilS yields MRSGGLHPLALGLGRELRDIGVHRGDGVLVAVSGGPDSMALLHLLAELQPQLPLELHAACVEHGLRPKETPAEWALVQQACTALSLPCQRLVVDVRQAATEQKISLEHAARNLRYQALERERQATGAQWLALAHTADDQVEEILLRLLRGGSRKALSGMRRQSGARIRPLLGIRKRALVSYLAAKGLPSCFDSSNSDTRFLRNRIRLHLLPILEQKYETGIRAALLKTADNLAMDEDLLEQQQGCAWDELVQSGEGPSGPIWRLKRQGLLALHPALQRRLLERLLCNAQGSASYEHIMALLRLAGRGDNGRELHLKGGLRAVVQRDLLCFSFPWGRGTCRRSSKKRAGL; encoded by the coding sequence GTGAGGTCCGGCGGCCTGCATCCCCTGGCCCTGGGTCTGGGCCGGGAACTGAGGGATATCGGCGTGCACAGGGGCGACGGCGTTTTGGTGGCCGTCTCCGGGGGGCCTGATTCCATGGCGCTGCTGCATCTTTTGGCCGAGCTGCAACCGCAACTGCCGCTTGAGCTGCATGCCGCCTGTGTGGAACACGGGCTCAGGCCAAAAGAAACGCCTGCAGAATGGGCCCTGGTGCAGCAGGCCTGCACCGCCCTGTCCCTGCCCTGCCAACGCCTGGTGGTGGATGTGCGGCAAGCGGCGACCGAGCAAAAAATCTCCCTGGAACATGCGGCCCGCAATCTCCGCTATCAGGCGCTGGAGCGGGAACGGCAGGCTACCGGTGCGCAGTGGCTGGCTCTGGCCCATACCGCCGACGACCAGGTGGAGGAAATACTGCTGAGGCTCCTGCGCGGCGGCAGCCGCAAGGCCCTCTCCGGGATGCGCCGCCAGAGCGGCGCCCGCATCCGCCCGCTCCTAGGCATTCGCAAAAGGGCCCTGGTGTCCTATCTGGCAGCAAAAGGCCTGCCCAGTTGTTTTGACTCCTCAAACAGTGACACCCGTTTTCTGCGCAACCGCATCCGCCTGCATCTGCTGCCGATTCTGGAGCAGAAATACGAAACGGGCATCCGGGCGGCCCTGTTGAAAACCGCGGACAATCTGGCCATGGACGAGGACCTGCTGGAGCAGCAGCAAGGCTGCGCGTGGGATGAACTGGTGCAAAGCGGCGAGGGCCCTTCCGGCCCGATCTGGCGGCTGAAGCGGCAAGGGCTCCTGGCGCTGCACCCGGCCCTGCAGCGTCGGCTGCTGGAGCGGCTGCTCTGCAACGCCCAGGGCAGTGCCAGCTACGAGCATATCATGGCCCTGCTCCGCCTGGCGGGCCGGGGCGACAATGGCCGCGAGCTGCACCTGAAGGGCGGTCTTCGGGCCGTCGTGCAGCGGGACCTGCTGTGCTTTTCCTTTCCCTGGGGCCGGGGCACCTGCCGCAGATCCAGCAAGAAGCGTGCAGGGCTGTAA
- a CDS encoding SEC-C metal-binding domain-containing protein, with the protein MMKIGRNDPCPCGSGKKYKHCCLNRPVPARQQAREPATILTLLQGEIARLQQKAARHEAAFWEVGVFLLFSTAEGDAWFLEITESDAVQVACGGQAIELPIEGQDATIAINWSHTFKLAQRQLQLSSYTSDEVLTLPLAPSQQISAAIRRIKKRYDQALLNQVHMAGEQPAGPAPASGKAG; encoded by the coding sequence ATGATGAAGATTGGCCGCAACGATCCCTGTCCCTGCGGTTCGGGAAAAAAGTACAAGCACTGCTGCCTCAACAGGCCGGTTCCCGCCCGCCAGCAGGCCAGAGAGCCTGCCACCATACTGACGCTGCTGCAGGGGGAAATCGCCCGGTTGCAGCAAAAGGCTGCCCGGCATGAGGCGGCATTCTGGGAAGTGGGGGTCTTTCTTTTGTTTAGCACTGCCGAGGGCGACGCCTGGTTTCTGGAAATCACGGAGAGCGATGCGGTACAGGTCGCATGCGGCGGTCAGGCGATTGAGCTGCCCATCGAGGGGCAGGATGCCACCATTGCCATCAACTGGAGCCATACCTTCAAGCTGGCCCAGAGGCAGTTGCAGTTGAGCAGCTACACCTCGGATGAGGTGTTGACTTTGCCTCTGGCGCCCAGTCAGCAGATCAGTGCGGCCATTCGTCGCATCAAAAAGCGCTACGATCAGGCGCTGCTGAATCAGGTGCACATGGCAGGGGAGCAGCCGGCCGGCCCGGCGCCTGCCTCGGGCAAAGCCGGGTAG